One Mercenaria mercenaria strain notata chromosome 12, MADL_Memer_1, whole genome shotgun sequence DNA segment encodes these proteins:
- the LOC123534728 gene encoding 60S ribosomal protein L23a-like, which produces MAPKKKGTEKATKKPAKSEASKAKSGSDQPKAVAKAAKAKKNVLRGIHSKRSRKVRTSVQFRRPKTLKLPRAPKYPRKSVPRTPKLDQFRIVKFPLTTESAMKKIEDNNTLVFIVDKRANKPQIQSAVKKLYDIDVAKVNTLNRPDGEKKAYVRLAPDYDALDVANKIGII; this is translated from the exons ATGGCTCCTAAAAAGAAGGGAACCGAGA AAGCTACAAAGAAGCCAGCCAAGTCTGAAGCCTCCAAGGCAAAATCTGGAAGTGACCAGCCAAAAGCTGTAGCAAAGGCTGCAAAAGCTAAGAAGAATGTCCTTAGAGGAATTCACAGTAAACGTAGCCGTAAAGTACGCACTTCAGTACAGTTCAGGCGACCTAAAACACTGAAATTACCCAGGGCACCAAAATACCCAAGGAAGAGTGTGCCAAGGACACCAAA GTTGGACCAGTTCAGAATTGTGAAGTTCCCACTGACCACTGAATCGGCTATGAAGAAGATTGAGGACAACAATACATTGGTGTTCATTGTTGATAAGAGGGCCAACAAACCACAAATACAGAGTGCTGTTAAAAAGTTGTACGATATTGATGTTGCAAAGGTCAACACATTGAACAG ACCTGATGGTGAGAAGAAGGCATATGTACGATTGGCACCGGACTATGATGCTCTAGATGTTGCTAATAAG attggCATCATATAG